The nucleotide sequence TGAGGCTGCGGGCGGCCGCGAGCACCCGCTCGCGGAGGTCGTCGCCGACCCTGCGGGTGCTGCCGTTCAGCGCGCGCGACGCCGTGGCCAACGAGACGCCCGCCCGGGCCGCGACGTCCATCAGCGTGACGGAGCCGCGCGGTTGCTCGGCCATGGGTCTCCCGTCGTCCGTAGGAATGCGCTTCCACGATAGACCTCGCGGGCCCGTCCGGATCGCAGGACGACGCCGGACCCACTACGTCAGCATGTTAGTTTGTCTAGACAAAGTGGAAGGAGCGGGCATGCGGGTGGGGTTCGTCGGGGTCGGCCGCATCGGGGCGGCGCATGCGCAGGTGGTGCGCGACCATCCGGCGGTGACCGCGGTGCGGGTGGCCGACGCCGATCCGGTCCGGGCCGGCAAGGTCGCCGACGAGCTGGGCGTCGAGGCCGTCGCCACGCCGGCCGACGCCTTCGTGGACGTCGACGCCGTCGTCATCGCGGCCGCCACGTCCGCGCACGCCGAGCTGATGATCGCCGCCGCCGACGCGGGGGTGCCGGCGTTCTGCGAGAAGCCGGTCGCCGCCGACGTGGCGGGGACGCGCGCCGTCCTGGCCGCGGTCGAGGCGGCGGGCAACGCCACGCAGATCGGCTTCCAGCGCCGGTTCGACGCCGGGTACGCCGCCGCCAGACGCGCCGTCCGCGACGGCAGCCTCGGCGAGGTCCGCCGGCTGCACCTGATCACCGCCGACGCCGAGCCGCCGCACCCGTCCTACGTGCCGACGTCCGGCGGCATCTTCCGCGACTGCCACATCCACGACTTCGACATCCTGCGCTGGGTCACCGGCCGCGAGGTGGCGACGGTGTACGCGACGGGCGCGAACCGCGGCGCCGAGGTCTTCGCCACCAGCGGCGACGTCGACGAGTCGGCGGCGGTGCTGACGCTCGACGACGGCACGCTGGCGACGCTGCAGGGCTCGCGCTACAACGGCGCCGGCTACGACGTGCGCATGGAGGTCGCGGGCACGGCCGGCACCTACGTCGTCGGCCTGGACGACCACGC is from Jiangella alkaliphila and encodes:
- a CDS encoding Gfo/Idh/MocA family protein is translated as MRVGFVGVGRIGAAHAQVVRDHPAVTAVRVADADPVRAGKVADELGVEAVATPADAFVDVDAVVIAAATSAHAELMIAAADAGVPAFCEKPVAADVAGTRAVLAAVEAAGNATQIGFQRRFDAGYAAARRAVRDGSLGEVRRLHLITADAEPPHPSYVPTSGGIFRDCHIHDFDILRWVTGREVATVYATGANRGAEVFATSGDVDESAAVLTLDDGTLATLQGSRYNGAGYDVRMEVAGTAGTYVVGLDDHAALTSAEAGVTFPEGTPFREFWSRFRAAYEAEIAAFVDVARGERESPCTVADALESFFVAEAATLSRREGRVVTIAEVKA